In Papaver somniferum cultivar HN1 chromosome 1, ASM357369v1, whole genome shotgun sequence, a genomic segment contains:
- the LOC113279055 gene encoding glutathione S-transferase-like — MAVLKVHGSAISTATQRVIATIIEKGLEYELVLVNLREGEHKREPFISLNPFGQVPAFEDGDLKLFESRAITQYIAHDYAKSGTPLISFEKMPVMVNWMEVEAHHFEPVSSALAWELVFKPMFGMTTDAAAVEENEAKLGKVLDVYEKRLSQSKYLAGDEFTLADLHHLPNLQCLMGTPVKKFFESRPRVSAWSEDILARPSWAKVLDLQKSH, encoded by the exons ATGGCTGTTCTCAAGGTTCATGGAAGTGCAATTTCAACTGCAACTCAAAGAGTTATTGCTACTATCATCGAAAAGGGTCTTGAATATGAGCTAGTTCTTGTCAACTTGCGGGAAGGTGAACACAAGAGAGAACCCTTCATCTCTCTCAAC CCATTTGGTCAAGTCCCAGCTTTTGAAGATGGAGACTTGAAGCTCTTCGAATCAAGAGCCATCACACAGTACATCGCACATGATTATGCGAAGAGCGGAACCCCGTTGATTTCATTCGAGAAGATGCCAGTGATGGTGAACTGGATGGAAGTCGAGGCACACCATTTTGAGCCTGTATCATCAGCTTTAGCTTGGGAGTTGGTGTTCAAGCCGATGTTTGGTATGACTACAGACGCAGCTGCTGTCGAAGAAAATGAAGCTAAGCTGGGTAAAGTCTTGGATGTTTATGAAAAAAGACTTAGCCAGTCCAAATATTTGGCTGGAGATGAGTTTACTTTGGCtgatcttcatcatcttcctaaTCTTCAGTGTTTGATGGGTACACCAGTTAAGAAGTTCTTTGAATCTCGACCACGAGTTTCTGCTTGGTCTGAAGATATCTTAGCTAGACCTTCCTGGGCTAAAGTTCTTGATTTGCAGAAGAGCCACTAA